A window of Vigna unguiculata cultivar IT97K-499-35 chromosome 4, ASM411807v1, whole genome shotgun sequence contains these coding sequences:
- the LOC114181828 gene encoding eukaryotic peptide chain release factor subunit 1-3, producing MADGQESDKNIEIWKIKKLIKALEAARGNGTSMISLIMPPRDQISRVTKMLGDEFGTASNIKSRVNRQSVLGAITSAQQRLKLYNKVPPNGLVLYTGTIVTEDGKEKKVTIDFEPFKPINASLYLCDNKFHTEALNELLESDDKFGFIVMDGNGTLFGTLSGNTREVLHKFTVDLPKKHGRGGQSALRFARLRMEKRHNYVRKTAELATQFFINPATSQPNVSGLILAGSADFKTELSQSDMFDPRLQAKILNVVDVSYGGENGFNQAIELSAEILSNVKFIQEKRLIGKYFEEISQDTGRYVFGVDDTLKALEMGAVETLIVWENLDINRYVLKNGVTGEIVIKHLSKEQESNQSNFRDAATSAELEVQEKMPLLEWFANEYKRFGCSLEFVTNKSQEGSQFCRGFGGIGGILRYQLDIRSFDELSDEGEVSDSDY from the coding sequence ATGGCTGATGGTCAAGAATCAGACAAGAACATTGAGATATGGAAGATCAAGAAATTGATCAAGGCATTGGAAGCTGCTAGAGGTAACGGGACCAGCATGATTTCCCTGATCATGCCTCCACGTGATCAAATATCCCGGGTCACTAAGATGTTGGGAGATGAATTTGGAACTGCTTCAAACATCAAAAGTAGGGTGAACCGACAGTCGGTGTTGGGAGCCATTACCTCTGCTCAGCAGAGGTTGAAACTATATAACAAGGTCCCTCCAAATGGGTTGGTTCTTTACACAGGAACCATTGTCACTGAAGATGGCAAGGAAAAGAAGGTGACAATTGATTTTGAACCTTTCAAGCCTATCAATGCATCATTGTACCTCTGTGATAACAAGTTTCACACAGAAGCTCTAAATGAACTTTTAGAATCTGATGACAAGTTCGGTTTCATTGTTATGGATGGAAACGGTACCCTTTTTGGGACCTTAAGTGGAAACACTCGTGAGGTGCTTCACAAATTTACTGTTGATCTTCCAAAGAAGCACGGTAGAGGAGGTCAATCAGCTTTGCGTTTTGCTCGTCTTAGGATGGAAAAACGGCACAACTATGTAAGAAAAACTGCAGAACTTGCTACTCAGTTTTTCATCAATCCTGCAACCAGTCAACCTAATGTTTCTGGACTTATACTGGCTGGTTCTGCTGACTTCAAGACTGAACTGAGTCAGTCCGACATGTTCGACCCTCGGTTGCAAGCAAAAATATTGAATGTGGTGGATGTTTCTTATGGTGGGGAAAATGGATTCAATCAAGCTATTGAGTTATCTGCTGAGATTTTGTCCAATGTGAAGTTCATTCAAGAGAAACGCTTGATAGGGAAATATTTTGAGGAAATCAGTCAGGACACTGGGAGATATGTGTTTGGGGTTGATGACACTCTGAAGGCACTGGAAATGGGTGCTGTGGAAACACTCATTGTGTGGGAAAATTTGGATATTAATAGGTATGTGCTGAAAAATGGTGTCACTGGTGAAATTGTGATAAAGCACTTGAGCAAGGAACAGGAGAGTAATCAAAGCAACTTCCGTGATGCAGCAACCTCTGCAGAGTTGGAAGTTCAGGAGAAGATGCCCTTGCTTGAGTGGTTTGCCAATGAGTACAAACGATTTGGATGCTCCCTGGAATTTGTTACCAACAAATCTCAAGAAGGGTCACAGTTCTGCAGAGGGTTTGGTGGCATTGGTGGAATTCTTCGGTACCAGCTTGACATAAGATCATTTGATGAGTTATCCGATGAGGGAGAAGTGTCTGATTCTGATTACTGA